Proteins found in one Deinococcota bacterium genomic segment:
- a CDS encoding TRAP transporter large permease subunit yields MAQPDKPVVPDPDPRIANIAADAAFIEDKLPNERSLLSWQHYIFYALAVGFVLFHIYVLNIYAIDPWVFRSVHLALASALGFALFAGWSSARENKRVPLLDWVLIGASLYCAYYIYANLQSLLFRVGVVPQTMDYVVAVIGLLLVLELTRRTLGLALPILALIFIAYGFLGPYLPGVLEHRGYSPERLFTYIYSLNGVFGVTTQVSATYLVLFVVFSAFLQVSGVGDYFIRFAFSLA; encoded by the coding sequence ATGGCACAACCCGATAAGCCCGTGGTTCCTGACCCTGATCCACGCATCGCCAACATCGCGGCCGACGCCGCCTTTATCGAGGACAAACTCCCCAACGAGCGCAGCCTGCTTAGCTGGCAGCACTATATTTTTTACGCCCTGGCCGTCGGCTTTGTCCTCTTTCATATCTACGTGCTCAATATCTACGCCATCGATCCCTGGGTTTTTCGCAGCGTCCACCTGGCCTTGGCCTCGGCCTTGGGCTTCGCGCTCTTCGCCGGCTGGTCGAGCGCTCGGGAGAACAAGCGGGTGCCGCTTCTAGACTGGGTCTTGATCGGGGCCAGCTTGTACTGCGCCTACTATATCTACGCCAACTTGCAGAGCCTTCTCTTTCGCGTCGGCGTGGTCCCGCAGACGATGGACTACGTGGTCGCGGTCATCGGCCTCTTGCTGGTGCTCGAGCTGACCCGGCGCACCCTGGGCTTGGCGCTGCCGATCCTGGCGCTGATTTTTATCGCCTACGGCTTTTTGGGGCCCTACCTGCCGGGCGTGCTCGAGCACCGGGGCTACAGCCCCGAGCGCCTCTTTACCTATATCTACAGCCTCAACGGCGTCTTCGGGGTGACCACCCAGGTCTCCGCCACCTATCTGGTGCTCTTCGTCGTCTTCTCGGCCTTTTTGCAGGTCTCGGGCGTCGGCGACTACTTTATCCGCTTCGCCTTCTCCTTGGCGG